From the genome of Glycine max cultivar Williams 82 chromosome 2, Glycine_max_v4.0, whole genome shotgun sequence, one region includes:
- the LOC100795603 gene encoding uncharacterized protein yields the protein MLVLEEFGLKKAAQTSSSTMVARDSNESQEMSDHSSARCTNNGGKRYSNRGNSRKNHNNTSGHDNSGAGKGGSGGGGSNRKGGQQQPHNNPWPVGQQWLWPWMQWAIPPCPYPAAPWARPNYQQPPRRQPGVLGSRPQQAYTATTPTPTDIEAAMHTLDITSPDPNWYMDTDATFHMTSTSDGVHIAILPHAHASAYHATHVLEKALEFH from the exons ATGCTTGTTCTCGAAGAATTCGGCCTCAAGAAGGCAGCTCAGACCTCGTCCTCCACCATGGTGGCTCGTGACTCGAATGAATCTCAAGAGATGTCTGATCATTCATCAGCACGTTGCACAAATAATGGTGGAAAACGGTATTCAAATCGTGGCAATTCTAGAAAGAATcacaacaacactagtggtCATGATAACTCAGGCGCTGGCAAGGGAGGCTCTGGTGGCGGTGGCAGCAATCGCAAGGGTGGACAACAACAGCCCCATAACAACCCTTGGCCTGTAGGACAGCAATGGCTTTGGCCATGGATGCAGTGGGCTATTCCTCCTTGTCCGTACCCAGCTGCTCCATGGGCCAGGCCCAATTATCAACAACCTCCACGCCGACAGCCCGGTGTTCTTGGGTCCAGACCTCAGCAGGCATACACAGCCACAACTCCTACTCCAACAGACATCGAGGCTGCTATGCATACCCTCGATATTACTTCTCCGGATCCGAATTGGTATATGGACACCGATGCCACCTTTCATATGACGTCCACCTCAG ATGGGGTGCATATTGCAATCCTCCCACATGCACATGCATCTGCTTATCATGCTACTCACGTGCTAGAAAAGGCTTTAGAATTCCATTAG
- the LOC102662955 gene encoding uncharacterized protein — protein sequence MFIKTNISASIRGSVDQYDKVRDLLKAIDEQFTTSEKSLASTLIMQFSSIKLTGTRGVREHIMRLRDIVAQLKTLEVTMSESFLVHFILCTLPQQYTPFKISYNTHKDKWSINELMTMCVQEEERLIMEEGEKVNLTTSNSGKDRKKSVGTNKGKIPTQPTIKKESKCFFCKKKGHMKKDCPKFKSWFEKKGYGKPKEASGK from the exons atgttcataaaaaccaACATATCCGCTAGTATCCGGGGTTCAGTTGACCAGTATGATAAGGTCAGAGATCTGTTGAAAGCCATTGATGAACAGTTTACAACCTCTGAGAAGTCACTTGCTAGCACACTCATTATGCAATTCTCTTCCATTAAGCTTACTGGAACGAGAGGTGTGCGTGAACATATCATGCGCTTAAGGGACATAGTGGCTCAGTTGAAAACCTTGGAAGTTACCATGTCTGAATCCTTCCTggtacatttcattttgtgcacCCTACCTCAACAGTATACACCCTTCAAAatctcctacaacacacataaggataaatggtctattaatgaattgatgaccatgtgtgttcaagaagaggagagattgataatggaagagggtgagaaggtaAATTTGACTACTTCTAATTCTGGAAAGGATAGGAAGAAGTCTGTAGGCACCAATAAAGGAAAGATTCCGACtcaaccaacaattaaaaaggagtcaaagtgtttcttctgtaaaaagaaaggacacatgaagaaggactgccccaaatttaaaagttggtttgagaagaaag ggtatggaaagcctaaggaagccagtgggaagtga
- the LOC100797186 gene encoding probable LRR receptor-like serine/threonine-protein kinase At2g23950 isoform X1 encodes MALHSLFFFFFFFFSRYTLSSASQPRNPEVEALMYIKAALHDPHGVLNNWDEYSVDACSWTMITCSSDYLVIGLGAPSQSLSGTLSPSIGNLTNLRQVLLQNNNISGNIPPALGNLPKLQTLDLSNNRFSGLIPASLSLLNSLQYLRLNNNNLSGSFPVSLAKTPQLAFLDLSYNNLSGPLPKFPARSFNIVGNPLVCGSSTTEGCSGSATLMPISFSQVSSEGKHKSKRLAIALGVSLSCASLILLLFGLLWYRKKRQHGAMLYISDCKEEGVLSLGNLKNFSFRELLHATDNFSSKNILGAGGFGNVYRGKLGDGTMVAVKRLKDVNGSAGESQFQTELEMISLAVHRNLLRLIGYCATPNEKLLVYPYMSNGSVASRLRGKPALDWNTRKRIAIGAARGLLYLHEQCDPKIIHRDVKAANVLLDDYCEAVVGDFGLAKLLDHADSHVTTAVRGTVGHIAPEYLSTGQSSEKTDVFGFGILLLELITGMTALEFGKTVNQKGAMLEWVRKILHEKRVAVLVDKELGDNYDRIEVGEMLQVALLCTQYLTAHRPKMSEVVRMLEGDGLAEKWASSHNYGNQDMNPSHGNNSNTSSRPTSASKHDDDVHDRSSMFGMTMDDDDEQSLESYAMELSGPR; translated from the exons ATGGCTCTCcactctctcttcttcttcttcttcttcttcttctcacgcTACACTCTCTCTTCCGCTTCCCAGCCTCGCAACCCCGAAG TGGAGGCTTTGATGTACATTAAGGCAGCTCTCCATGACCCACACGGCGTCCTCAACAACTGGGATGAATACTCCGTCGACGCTTGCAGCTGGACCATGATCACTTGCTCTTCTGATTACCTTGTCATAGGCCT TGGAGCGCCTAGCCAATCTCTCTCCGGAACTTTATCTCCATCTATCGGAAATCTAACAAATCTTCGACAAGT ATTACTGCAGAACAACAATATCTCAGGCAACATACCACCGGCACTTGGAAACCTTCCCAAGCTTCAGACATTAGACCTTTCCAATAACCGTTTCTCAGGGCTGATTCCTGCATCTCTTAGTCTATTGAATAGTCTCCAGTACTT GAGACTCAACAACAATAATTTGTCCGGATCCTTTCCGGTGTCACTGGCCAAAACCCCACAGCTTGCTTTCTT GGACTTGTCTTATAACAATCTCAGTGGACCATTGCCCAAGTTCCCAGCCAGGTCATTCAA TATTGTGGGGAACCCATTAGTTTGTGGAAGCAGCACCACTGAAGGTTGCTCTGGGTCAGCAACCCTCATGCCCATTTCTTTCTCCCAAGTGTCATCAGAAG GAAAACACAAGTCTAAAAGACTAGCAATAGCACTTGGGGTCAGTCTTAGCTGCGCCTCCCTCATCCTTTTGCTTTTTGGGCTATTGTGGTATAGAAAGAAACGACAGCACGGAGCCATGCTTTATATCAGCG ATTGTAAGGAAGAGGGAGTTCTTAGCTTGGGAAATCTGAAAAATTTCAGTTTCAGAGAGCTGCTACATGCAACGGATAATTTCAGCTCTAAGAATATCCTTGGTGCTGGAGGCTTTGGCAATGTCTATAGGGGGAAGCTTGGAGATGGCACAATGGTGGCAGTGAAAAGGCTGAAAGATGTAAATGGTAGTGCTGGTGAATCACAGTTCCAAACCGAGTTGGAGATGATCAGCTTGGCAGTTCATCGCAATTTACTTCGCTTAATTGGATACTGTGCTACTCCTAATGAGAAACTTTTGGTTTATCCTTATATGTCTAATGGCAGTGTGGCCTCCAGGCTCAGAG GAAAACCAGCTTTAGATTGGAACACAAGAAAGAGGATAGCAATTGGAGCTGCCAGAGGTCTTCTGTATTTGCACGAGCAATGTGATCCAAAGATAATACACAGAGATGTTAAGGCTGCCAATGTGCTTCTGGATGACTATTGTGAGGCTGTTGTTGGAGATTTTGGCCTTGCAAAGCTCCTTGACCATGCTGATTCCCATGTCACAACTGCTGTCCGTGGCACTGTTGGACACATTGCACCAGAGTACCTCTCCACCGGCCAATCATCTGAGAAAACAGATGTCTTTGGATTTGGCATTCTCTTGTTAGAGCTCATAACTGGAATGACAGCACTCGAGTTTGGGAAAACAGTGAATCAAAAAGGTGCTATGCTAGAGTGG GTTAGGAAAATACTACACGAAAAGAGGGTTGCAGTGTTGGTGGACAAAGAGCTAGGAGACAATTATGATAGAATAGAGGTGGGGGAGATGCTGCAAGTTGCTTTACTGTGTACTCAATATTTGACAGCCCACCGCCCTAAAATGTCTGAAGTGGTTCGAATGCTTGAAGGTGATGGGCTTGCTGAGAAGTGGGCATCTTCACATAATTACGGTAATCAAGACATGAACCCCAGCCACGGCAACAATAGCAATACTTCATCCCGCCCTACCTCTGCTTCAAAACATGATGATGACGTTCATGACCGTTCCAGTATGTTTGGCATGACaatggatgatgatgatgaacagTCTTTGGAATCCTATGCAATGGAACTCTCTGGTCCTAGATAA
- the LOC100797186 gene encoding probable LRR receptor-like serine/threonine-protein kinase At4g30520 isoform X2: MALHSLFFFFFFFFSRYTLSSASQPRNPEVEALMYIKAALHDPHGVLNNWDEYSVDACSWTMITCSSDYLVIGLGAPSQSLSGTLSPSIGNLTNLRQVLLQNNNISGNIPPALGNLPKLQTLDLSNNRFSGLIPASLSLLNSLQYLDLSYNNLSGPLPKFPARSFNIVGNPLVCGSSTTEGCSGSATLMPISFSQVSSEGKHKSKRLAIALGVSLSCASLILLLFGLLWYRKKRQHGAMLYISDCKEEGVLSLGNLKNFSFRELLHATDNFSSKNILGAGGFGNVYRGKLGDGTMVAVKRLKDVNGSAGESQFQTELEMISLAVHRNLLRLIGYCATPNEKLLVYPYMSNGSVASRLRGKPALDWNTRKRIAIGAARGLLYLHEQCDPKIIHRDVKAANVLLDDYCEAVVGDFGLAKLLDHADSHVTTAVRGTVGHIAPEYLSTGQSSEKTDVFGFGILLLELITGMTALEFGKTVNQKGAMLEWVRKILHEKRVAVLVDKELGDNYDRIEVGEMLQVALLCTQYLTAHRPKMSEVVRMLEGDGLAEKWASSHNYGNQDMNPSHGNNSNTSSRPTSASKHDDDVHDRSSMFGMTMDDDDEQSLESYAMELSGPR, translated from the exons ATGGCTCTCcactctctcttcttcttcttcttcttcttcttctcacgcTACACTCTCTCTTCCGCTTCCCAGCCTCGCAACCCCGAAG TGGAGGCTTTGATGTACATTAAGGCAGCTCTCCATGACCCACACGGCGTCCTCAACAACTGGGATGAATACTCCGTCGACGCTTGCAGCTGGACCATGATCACTTGCTCTTCTGATTACCTTGTCATAGGCCT TGGAGCGCCTAGCCAATCTCTCTCCGGAACTTTATCTCCATCTATCGGAAATCTAACAAATCTTCGACAAGT ATTACTGCAGAACAACAATATCTCAGGCAACATACCACCGGCACTTGGAAACCTTCCCAAGCTTCAGACATTAGACCTTTCCAATAACCGTTTCTCAGGGCTGATTCCTGCATCTCTTAGTCTATTGAATAGTCTCCAGTACTT GGACTTGTCTTATAACAATCTCAGTGGACCATTGCCCAAGTTCCCAGCCAGGTCATTCAA TATTGTGGGGAACCCATTAGTTTGTGGAAGCAGCACCACTGAAGGTTGCTCTGGGTCAGCAACCCTCATGCCCATTTCTTTCTCCCAAGTGTCATCAGAAG GAAAACACAAGTCTAAAAGACTAGCAATAGCACTTGGGGTCAGTCTTAGCTGCGCCTCCCTCATCCTTTTGCTTTTTGGGCTATTGTGGTATAGAAAGAAACGACAGCACGGAGCCATGCTTTATATCAGCG ATTGTAAGGAAGAGGGAGTTCTTAGCTTGGGAAATCTGAAAAATTTCAGTTTCAGAGAGCTGCTACATGCAACGGATAATTTCAGCTCTAAGAATATCCTTGGTGCTGGAGGCTTTGGCAATGTCTATAGGGGGAAGCTTGGAGATGGCACAATGGTGGCAGTGAAAAGGCTGAAAGATGTAAATGGTAGTGCTGGTGAATCACAGTTCCAAACCGAGTTGGAGATGATCAGCTTGGCAGTTCATCGCAATTTACTTCGCTTAATTGGATACTGTGCTACTCCTAATGAGAAACTTTTGGTTTATCCTTATATGTCTAATGGCAGTGTGGCCTCCAGGCTCAGAG GAAAACCAGCTTTAGATTGGAACACAAGAAAGAGGATAGCAATTGGAGCTGCCAGAGGTCTTCTGTATTTGCACGAGCAATGTGATCCAAAGATAATACACAGAGATGTTAAGGCTGCCAATGTGCTTCTGGATGACTATTGTGAGGCTGTTGTTGGAGATTTTGGCCTTGCAAAGCTCCTTGACCATGCTGATTCCCATGTCACAACTGCTGTCCGTGGCACTGTTGGACACATTGCACCAGAGTACCTCTCCACCGGCCAATCATCTGAGAAAACAGATGTCTTTGGATTTGGCATTCTCTTGTTAGAGCTCATAACTGGAATGACAGCACTCGAGTTTGGGAAAACAGTGAATCAAAAAGGTGCTATGCTAGAGTGG GTTAGGAAAATACTACACGAAAAGAGGGTTGCAGTGTTGGTGGACAAAGAGCTAGGAGACAATTATGATAGAATAGAGGTGGGGGAGATGCTGCAAGTTGCTTTACTGTGTACTCAATATTTGACAGCCCACCGCCCTAAAATGTCTGAAGTGGTTCGAATGCTTGAAGGTGATGGGCTTGCTGAGAAGTGGGCATCTTCACATAATTACGGTAATCAAGACATGAACCCCAGCCACGGCAACAATAGCAATACTTCATCCCGCCCTACCTCTGCTTCAAAACATGATGATGACGTTCATGACCGTTCCAGTATGTTTGGCATGACaatggatgatgatgatgaacagTCTTTGGAATCCTATGCAATGGAACTCTCTGGTCCTAGATAA
- the LOC100794908 gene encoding autophagy-related protein 18b isoform X1: MTNQSSSPSLLCASFNQDHSYFAVGTRDGVRIFDANTGRLCYERAVGAFVIAEMLFSSNLLAIVGAGHQPSLSPRRLCLFNTTTGAALRELNFLTSILAVRMNRQRLIVILQDKAYIYEINSLTILDTIDTVPNIKGLCAFSPSLDACYLALPASTTKGSALLYNVMECHLHCEIEAHRSPLAAMVLSSNGMYIATASEQGTIIRVHLVSDATKSYSFRRGTYPSTIFSVSFGPSKRLPDILAASSSSGSIHLFTLGFASRPSSSKRSSGFLGSIIPDAVHDVLDPAHHHVLHNAVPAGVKSYAVIRKVENVTNSSSSELLACRAIMSVITYNGYFQEYNLSIDAHNELSWSLGRQFNLLTVTMDKAS; the protein is encoded by the exons atGACCAACCAATCTTCTTCGCCCTCTTTACTTTGCGCTTCTTTCAACCAGGACCACAG TTACTTTGCCGTTGGCACCAGAGATGGTGTTAGAATATTTGATGCTAATACAGGAAGGCTTTGTTATGAAAGAG CGGTTGGAGCTTTTGTTATTGCTGAGATGCTGTTTAGCTCCAACCTTCTTGCTATCGTTGGAGCTGGTCATCAG CCATCTTTGTCTCCTCGCCGTCTTTGTTTATTCAATACAACCACTGGAGCTGCTCTTAGAGAATTGAATTTTCTAACTTCCATACTTGCTGTTCGCATGAATAGACAAAG ACTCATTGTCATTTTACAAGACaaagcatatatatatgaaataaatagtCTCACAATCTTGGATACTATTGACACAGTGCCAAATATTAAAG GACTTTGCGCTTTTTCCCCTAGTTTGGATGCATGTTACTTGGCTCTTCCTGCCAGTACTACCAAAGGATCTGCATTGCTATATAATGTCATGGAATGCCATTTACACTGTGAG ATTGAGGCTCATCGTTCACCATTAGCTGCAATGGTTCTTTCTTCTAATGGAATGTACATAGCTACAGCATCTGAGCAAGGGACCATAATCAGAGTCCATTTGGTGTCAGATGCAACAAAG TCATATAGCTTTAGAAGGGGGACATATCCGTCTACTATATTTTCTGTTTCATTTGGACCATCAAAGCGGCTTCCAGATATTCTTGCAGCCTCAAGTTCTTCTGgttctattcatcttttcactcTTGGATTTGCTTCACGTCCAAG CAGTAGCAAGAGATCAAGTGGTTTTCTTGGATCAATAATTCCTGATGCTGTGCATGATGTGCTGGATCCTGCTCATCATCATGTACTACATAATGCTGTCCCTGCAGGGGTCAAAAG CTATGCTGTAATTCGCAAGGTTGAAAATGTCACCAACTCCTCATCATCTGAACTCCTAGCTTGTAG GGCCATTATGTCCGTAATAACTTATAACGGTTACTTCCAGGAATACAACTTAAGCATTGATGCTCACAATGAATTATCTTGGTCTTTAGGACGCCAGTTCAATCTTTTGACTGTGACCATGGATAAGGCATCATGA
- the LOC100794908 gene encoding autophagy-related protein 18b isoform X2, with product MTNQSSSPSLLCASFNQDHSYFAVGTRDGVRIFDANTGRLCYERAVGAFVIAEMLFSSNLLAIVGAGHQPSLSPRRLCLFNTTTGAALRELNFLTSILAVRMNRQRLIVILQDKAYIYEINSLTILDTIDTVPNIKGLCAFSPSLDACYLALPASTTKGSALLYNVMECHLHCEIEAHRSPLAAMVLSSNGMYIATASEQGTIIRVHLVSDATKSYSFRRGTYPSTIFSVSFGPSKRLPDILAASSSSGSIHLFTLGFASRPSSKRSSGFLGSIIPDAVHDVLDPAHHHVLHNAVPAGVKSYAVIRKVENVTNSSSSELLACRAIMSVITYNGYFQEYNLSIDAHNELSWSLGRQFNLLTVTMDKAS from the exons atGACCAACCAATCTTCTTCGCCCTCTTTACTTTGCGCTTCTTTCAACCAGGACCACAG TTACTTTGCCGTTGGCACCAGAGATGGTGTTAGAATATTTGATGCTAATACAGGAAGGCTTTGTTATGAAAGAG CGGTTGGAGCTTTTGTTATTGCTGAGATGCTGTTTAGCTCCAACCTTCTTGCTATCGTTGGAGCTGGTCATCAG CCATCTTTGTCTCCTCGCCGTCTTTGTTTATTCAATACAACCACTGGAGCTGCTCTTAGAGAATTGAATTTTCTAACTTCCATACTTGCTGTTCGCATGAATAGACAAAG ACTCATTGTCATTTTACAAGACaaagcatatatatatgaaataaatagtCTCACAATCTTGGATACTATTGACACAGTGCCAAATATTAAAG GACTTTGCGCTTTTTCCCCTAGTTTGGATGCATGTTACTTGGCTCTTCCTGCCAGTACTACCAAAGGATCTGCATTGCTATATAATGTCATGGAATGCCATTTACACTGTGAG ATTGAGGCTCATCGTTCACCATTAGCTGCAATGGTTCTTTCTTCTAATGGAATGTACATAGCTACAGCATCTGAGCAAGGGACCATAATCAGAGTCCATTTGGTGTCAGATGCAACAAAG TCATATAGCTTTAGAAGGGGGACATATCCGTCTACTATATTTTCTGTTTCATTTGGACCATCAAAGCGGCTTCCAGATATTCTTGCAGCCTCAAGTTCTTCTGgttctattcatcttttcactcTTGGATTTGCTTCACGTCCAAG TAGCAAGAGATCAAGTGGTTTTCTTGGATCAATAATTCCTGATGCTGTGCATGATGTGCTGGATCCTGCTCATCATCATGTACTACATAATGCTGTCCCTGCAGGGGTCAAAAG CTATGCTGTAATTCGCAAGGTTGAAAATGTCACCAACTCCTCATCATCTGAACTCCTAGCTTGTAG GGCCATTATGTCCGTAATAACTTATAACGGTTACTTCCAGGAATACAACTTAAGCATTGATGCTCACAATGAATTATCTTGGTCTTTAGGACGCCAGTTCAATCTTTTGACTGTGACCATGGATAAGGCATCATGA